The proteins below come from a single Methanothrix thermoacetophila PT genomic window:
- a CDS encoding methanogenesis marker 16 metalloprotein, whose protein sequence is MRKSIEEINERIRRGEATVLTAEEVRDLVEQGAVSELQDVDVVTTATRAVMSGTYAVLSFGLAEKGSFARSVSARINGVLAHVGPCPNERLGHIDLIVFGTAHRDERYGGGHLFRDLVARRSVCVDVETSDGRCISRELTLDEIPHARIFGTRNAFMNYSAFVNTGGVAMSTIFHAIPFPVSMSGASFSGCGILNPLENDPLLETIGVGTRVLINGAEGFVIGTGTRSTPERPNLSGFADMHQMMPEFMGGFVTSAGPECITSWAVPVPVLSQSVFNAVSRPERAIPLPVMDVGTRSSLWAADYAQVWRDVDLAVRVRPDSCKDCTNCIAEISCPMGAIKRPVRIDRGLCFNCGLCSVLCPEVFRARLGSVRSPDGIHVPVTLRQSDRLRAIRLAEILKERILDGSFRISACVKRLSP, encoded by the coding sequence ATGAGGAAATCGATTGAAGAGATAAACGAGCGGATACGCAGGGGTGAGGCGACGGTGCTCACCGCTGAGGAGGTGAGGGATCTCGTGGAGCAGGGCGCGGTCAGCGAGCTCCAGGATGTCGATGTTGTCACAACAGCCACGAGGGCTGTGATGAGCGGGACGTATGCCGTGCTCTCGTTCGGACTCGCGGAGAAGGGGTCGTTCGCCCGCTCTGTTAGCGCGCGGATCAACGGCGTGCTGGCGCATGTGGGGCCATGCCCCAATGAGCGGCTGGGGCACATAGATCTCATCGTCTTCGGGACGGCGCACAGGGACGAAAGGTACGGCGGCGGTCATCTCTTCAGAGACCTGGTTGCGAGGAGAAGCGTTTGTGTGGATGTGGAGACATCAGACGGGCGCTGCATATCGAGAGAGCTCACCCTGGATGAGATACCTCATGCCAGGATCTTCGGCACAAGAAATGCATTCATGAACTACTCCGCGTTCGTGAACACAGGGGGAGTGGCTATGAGCACAATATTCCATGCGATTCCATTCCCTGTAAGCATGAGCGGGGCGTCGTTCTCAGGATGCGGCATTCTGAACCCTCTCGAGAACGATCCGCTCCTGGAGACGATAGGCGTCGGAACGCGCGTTCTCATAAACGGTGCCGAGGGCTTCGTGATCGGGACGGGAACAAGAAGCACTCCGGAGAGGCCGAATCTGTCCGGATTCGCTGACATGCACCAAATGATGCCTGAGTTCATGGGCGGATTCGTGACGTCTGCAGGCCCTGAGTGCATTACCTCATGGGCTGTGCCGGTTCCCGTTCTGAGCCAGTCGGTTTTCAATGCGGTTTCACGCCCTGAGCGGGCGATCCCGCTGCCCGTAATGGATGTCGGCACGAGATCCTCTTTATGGGCTGCGGATTACGCACAGGTCTGGCGAGATGTGGATCTCGCGGTTCGTGTGCGACCGGATTCATGCAAGGACTGCACAAATTGCATCGCAGAGATCAGCTGTCCGATGGGCGCGATTAAAAGACCCGTGCGCATAGATAGAGGGCTTTGCTTCAACTGCGGGCTCTGCTCAGTGCTCTGCCCTGAGGTCTTCCGCGCGCGCCTGGGCTCGGTAAGATCTCCAGATGGTATTCATGTTCCAGTAACGTTGAGACAGTCAGACCGTCTCCGCGCCATCAGGCTCGCGGAGATTCTCAAAGAGAGAATACTCGATGGGAGCTTCAGGATCTCCGCATGCGTGAAGAGGCTCTCTCCATGA
- a CDS encoding Hsp20/alpha crystallin family protein, with protein MAVITPEDIRWFQKRINRMLEEMGIDSKEMRRFQERLTGLMEEMGEVPPVDIEERDDDFVITVDLPGVDKNDVEVTITEDGLRLKARRELKEGSYFLRERRGSFERIVTLPVEVRVEEAKAKLKDGVLEIVVPKIVSAKKRIAIE; from the coding sequence ATGGCTGTTATTACACCAGAGGACATAAGATGGTTTCAGAAGAGAATAAACCGTATGCTTGAGGAGATGGGTATCGATTCGAAGGAGATGCGGAGGTTCCAGGAGCGTCTGACCGGCCTGATGGAGGAGATGGGCGAGGTCCCGCCGGTCGACATCGAGGAGAGGGATGATGATTTTGTGATAACCGTCGACCTTCCTGGCGTTGACAAGAATGATGTGGAAGTCACGATCACAGAGGATGGTCTGAGGCTGAAGGCCAGAAGGGAGCTGAAGGAGGGCAGCTACTTCCTAAGAGAGAGACGAGGGAGCTTTGAGAGGATCGTAACACTGCCGGTCGAGGTCAGAGTTGAGGAGGCGAAGGCAAAGCTCAAGGACGGTGTTCTGGAGATTGTGGTACCAAAGATCGTATCAGCGAAGAAGAGGATCGCAATAGAGTGA
- a CDS encoding undecaprenyl-diphosphate phosphatase — translation MDALQALVLGALQGITEWLPVSSEGQTMLAMISWLGMRPTDALSCSIFLHTGTMLAVLVRFRSRLLGMLNTESKLMRTVIVATLFTGITGVPLYMLFRDRFTGGEQATLLIGSLLIATGLMLRLRSSSTKDMEEISTKDMVLLGLAQGFSILPGVSRSGTTLTVLLMRGVKQDDALMVSFIISVPAVLGAIALDCLAGSPLSIRSLPGAVMLASSFITGYATMDVLMRFSRNVSFSWFCITMGMITLALTALPEVQ, via the coding sequence ATGGATGCACTTCAGGCACTAGTTCTGGGCGCGCTCCAGGGGATAACCGAATGGCTGCCCGTGAGCAGCGAGGGCCAGACAATGCTGGCGATGATCAGCTGGCTGGGAATGAGACCGACTGACGCCCTCTCATGCTCGATATTCCTGCACACAGGGACCATGCTGGCAGTGCTTGTGAGGTTCAGAAGTCGGCTCCTGGGAATGCTGAACACGGAATCAAAGCTCATGAGAACCGTAATCGTCGCCACGCTCTTCACAGGTATAACAGGCGTCCCTCTTTACATGCTCTTCAGGGATAGATTCACCGGCGGCGAGCAGGCGACGCTGCTCATAGGCTCTCTCCTTATAGCCACAGGACTGATGCTCAGGCTGCGCAGCTCATCCACCAAAGACATGGAGGAAATCAGCACAAAGGATATGGTTCTCCTTGGACTGGCGCAGGGGTTCTCGATACTTCCTGGTGTCTCGAGATCCGGTACCACCCTTACAGTCCTGCTGATGCGGGGAGTGAAACAGGATGATGCTCTGATGGTATCATTCATAATAAGCGTGCCTGCTGTGCTCGGCGCGATTGCGCTCGACTGTCTCGCCGGATCTCCACTGTCGATTCGATCGCTGCCTGGAGCAGTGATGCTCGCATCGTCGTTCATCACAGGGTATGCGACGATGGATGTGCTGATGAGATTCTCGAGGAATGTCAGCTTCTCATGGTTCTGTATAACAATGGGGATGATCACGTTGGCGCTGACAGCACTACCGGAAGTTCAATAA
- a CDS encoding right-handed parallel beta-helix repeat-containing protein, which produces MDSLTGDLLYSDDFSNPASGWPRVTTESYTRDYMNGMYHISVNTSHTVKNTKVPAGMDFSDFVLETMVYVVDVPEYGEFGLNLRKDVENDDFYRLVLNTNHKFAFFKYKNGEWADLIPWSRSDAVALDANKIKVVASGEDFTICINDRWVGSCKDGSIRSGVIDILGETQDASQAHVAFDYLKIWSIMGASEGQIPESRNILTVGTGKQYSRIQDAINASTDGDTIEVYSGTYRENIFVDRKLTIRGIGTPVINADRRGDGITISADGVALEGLSVINARGGFLGYSGIMVYSSSNIIRNNSITLCDKGIELYEADSNLIEANIIEDNDDNGIYLLSGCDENTIRGNRISRNGGDGIHVYESNRNMIFSNIIADNIGDDAYDDYNATELGTGDVNRWDDGSKGNYYSDNLCTDSNRDGICDSPYGIPGGDCIDRYPLASPSPGPSVIEERPPEEPLEGSRSATVSGTQSGSVSLGGAAVDIPSGSIPPNEDGTPGTMVISIEKTNMRPELAEGLSLVGEVYQLGPEGTVFERPVQITLRIPEGVDPNTIVGVTTFNATSGRWELIPGTVDPDERTVTIFTDHFSPYALVRGADEWMRRNGGWIEVVNKHRYNTISYLPCNGEDRCSILPTHTEHGICIQNAVFRDASVAGLWTPPNNWMILAFDVPAESTRSETRERFWVPAGTYTLTEFLFVSEVNPGDPMYSPCRHAKSKQTKVYQINPGDVMRFDHLDESSLQGSPCFLGGYPCRSVLATTARTGTKTSVHTGDVQVTLTWYANADIDLYVEDPNGDLVYYGNPQVPSGGQLDRDNMCSNFEMGKPENIFWPTGSAPPGVYKVSVNYYSDCGGVGAVRWTVRTVAGGDVKTYTGVLNTVGDTQEVTTFEIR; this is translated from the coding sequence ATGGACTCGCTGACAGGAGACCTGCTCTATTCGGACGACTTCTCCAATCCAGCGAGTGGATGGCCACGGGTGACGACAGAGAGCTACACGAGGGACTACATGAATGGGATGTACCACATCTCTGTCAACACCTCTCACACCGTGAAAAATACCAAAGTGCCTGCAGGAATGGATTTCAGCGATTTCGTGCTCGAGACGATGGTATATGTGGTGGACGTGCCGGAGTATGGGGAGTTCGGGCTGAATCTCAGAAAAGATGTGGAGAATGACGATTTTTACAGGCTTGTGCTGAACACCAATCACAAGTTCGCATTCTTTAAATATAAAAATGGAGAGTGGGCGGATCTCATACCCTGGTCAAGGTCAGATGCAGTGGCGCTGGATGCGAACAAAATAAAGGTGGTGGCATCCGGAGAGGACTTCACGATCTGCATAAACGACCGGTGGGTTGGAAGCTGCAAGGACGGGAGCATACGCTCTGGGGTCATAGATATTTTAGGAGAGACGCAGGATGCATCGCAAGCACACGTCGCATTCGATTACCTGAAGATATGGTCCATCATGGGCGCATCAGAGGGTCAGATACCGGAAAGCAGAAACATCCTGACGGTTGGTACAGGGAAGCAGTACTCGCGGATCCAGGACGCCATCAATGCCTCCACTGACGGAGACACGATCGAGGTCTATTCTGGCACGTACAGGGAGAACATCTTTGTCGACAGGAAACTCACGATACGCGGCATCGGTACGCCTGTAATAAATGCTGACAGGCGCGGCGATGGCATCACGATATCTGCGGATGGAGTCGCTCTTGAGGGGCTGAGCGTGATCAATGCGAGGGGTGGATTTCTCGGATACTCCGGAATAATGGTCTACTCCAGCAGCAATATCATAAGAAACAACAGTATAACGCTATGCGATAAGGGGATCGAGCTGTACGAGGCAGACAGCAACCTGATCGAGGCGAATATCATAGAGGACAACGATGACAATGGGATATACCTCCTGAGCGGATGTGATGAGAACACGATAAGGGGCAACAGGATATCGAGGAACGGCGGCGATGGGATACATGTTTACGAGTCTAATCGGAACATGATATTCAGCAACATTATTGCAGATAACATCGGTGATGATGCATACGATGATTACAACGCCACAGAGCTTGGGACCGGCGACGTCAACAGATGGGATGACGGATCGAAAGGCAACTATTACAGCGATAACCTCTGCACAGACTCGAACCGCGACGGGATCTGCGACTCTCCGTATGGCATTCCAGGCGGTGATTGCATTGACAGATACCCGCTTGCATCGCCTTCACCCGGCCCCAGCGTGATAGAGGAGCGCCCACCAGAGGAGCCCTTGGAGGGAAGCAGATCCGCCACCGTTTCAGGTACCCAGTCCGGCTCTGTATCGCTTGGTGGTGCTGCTGTTGATATACCCTCAGGATCCATTCCGCCCAACGAGGATGGAACTCCAGGAACAATGGTCATCAGCATAGAGAAGACGAATATGAGGCCAGAGCTGGCTGAGGGTCTGTCTCTTGTTGGCGAGGTCTACCAGCTCGGTCCTGAGGGCACAGTATTTGAGAGACCGGTGCAGATCACACTGAGGATACCTGAGGGGGTGGATCCGAACACAATCGTGGGAGTGACGACCTTCAACGCCACATCTGGGAGATGGGAGCTGATACCAGGCACAGTCGATCCAGATGAGAGGACTGTCACGATATTCACGGATCACTTCTCACCATACGCCCTGGTCAGGGGAGCCGATGAATGGATGAGGAGAAACGGCGGCTGGATCGAGGTGGTCAACAAACACCGCTACAACACCATTTCCTATCTCCCATGCAATGGTGAGGATCGCTGCAGTATTCTTCCGACACACACAGAGCACGGTATATGCATACAGAATGCGGTTTTCAGAGATGCATCCGTGGCGGGCCTCTGGACTCCCCCGAACAACTGGATGATACTGGCATTTGACGTGCCGGCTGAAAGCACAAGAAGCGAGACCAGAGAGCGCTTCTGGGTGCCTGCAGGCACATACACTCTGACCGAGTTTCTCTTCGTATCGGAGGTGAATCCTGGAGACCCCATGTATTCCCCATGCCGTCATGCAAAGTCCAAGCAGACGAAGGTTTACCAGATAAACCCCGGAGATGTTATGCGGTTCGATCATCTTGATGAATCTTCACTCCAGGGGTCCCCGTGCTTCCTGGGTGGGTATCCATGCAGGTCGGTTCTCGCTACTACTGCGAGGACCGGAACGAAAACATCGGTCCACACAGGCGATGTACAGGTCACCCTGACGTGGTATGCGAACGCGGACATCGACCTCTATGTGGAGGATCCAAATGGGGATTTGGTCTACTATGGCAATCCCCAGGTTCCGTCGGGCGGGCAGCTGGATCGCGACAACATGTGTTCCAACTTCGAGATGGGCAAGCCTGAGAACATCTTCTGGCCGACAGGCAGCGCGCCGCCCGGCGTGTATAAAGTCAGTGTGAACTACTACAGCGATTGCGGCGGCGTCGGAGCGGTAAGGTGGACTGTGCGCACGGTGGCCGGAGGGGACGTGAAGACGTACACAGGAGTTCTGAATACGGTGGGGGATACCCAGGAGGTCACGACCTTCGAGATCCGATAG
- a CDS encoding bifunctional 3,4-dihydroxy-2-butanone-4-phosphate synthase/GTP cyclohydrolase II — protein sequence MPFSTVDEAIKDIRDGKFVIVLDDESRENEGDLVIAAEKVTPEAINFMAKHARGLICVPLTAERIRQLELPMMTQQNTESMGTAFTVSVDARHGITTGISAFDRATTIRTLIDPSTTRADLVTPGHTFPLQALDGGVLRRAGHTEAAVDLARLAGLYPAGVICEIMAEDGTMARLPELERFAEKHGIRMLTIEDLIRYRIRRERLVRRIAEVEMPTEYGDFKAIGYESMLDGQCHVALVAGDPAADDALVRVHSQCLTGDTFRSKRCDCGEQLSRALQMISRNGNGVLVYMNQEGRGIGLANKLRAYELQDDGSDTVEANHKLGYPADLRDYGIGAQILLDLGIRKIRLLTNNPRKIVGLQGYGLEIVERVPLEIEPNEINRHYLETKRDKLHHMLHLSDPR from the coding sequence TTCTCTACAGTGGATGAGGCGATAAAGGACATTCGCGATGGGAAGTTCGTGATAGTACTGGATGATGAATCCAGGGAGAATGAGGGAGATCTGGTGATTGCCGCTGAGAAGGTCACACCAGAGGCTATCAACTTCATGGCGAAACATGCACGTGGCCTGATCTGCGTTCCTCTCACAGCTGAGAGAATCCGCCAGCTCGAGCTCCCGATGATGACACAGCAGAACACAGAGAGCATGGGCACCGCGTTCACAGTATCGGTGGATGCCAGGCACGGCATCACCACAGGGATTTCAGCATTCGATCGCGCGACGACGATCCGGACGTTGATAGATCCATCCACAACACGTGCAGATCTCGTAACCCCCGGACACACATTTCCCCTCCAGGCCCTCGACGGCGGGGTTCTGAGGCGCGCTGGGCATACAGAGGCCGCAGTGGACTTGGCGCGCCTCGCAGGACTGTATCCAGCTGGTGTGATATGCGAGATCATGGCTGAGGATGGCACAATGGCACGGCTCCCCGAGCTCGAGAGGTTCGCAGAGAAGCATGGGATCAGGATGTTGACAATCGAGGATCTCATAAGATACAGGATCAGAAGGGAACGGCTCGTGAGAAGAATCGCGGAGGTCGAGATGCCCACAGAATACGGTGATTTCAAGGCAATAGGATACGAGAGCATGCTGGATGGCCAGTGTCACGTTGCACTTGTGGCAGGTGACCCAGCAGCAGATGATGCTCTTGTCAGGGTGCACTCGCAGTGTCTCACAGGAGATACATTCAGGTCGAAGAGATGCGACTGCGGCGAGCAGCTCAGCAGGGCGCTGCAGATGATCAGCAGGAACGGTAACGGCGTTCTGGTGTACATGAACCAGGAGGGGCGCGGGATAGGGCTTGCGAACAAGCTGAGAGCCTACGAGCTCCAGGACGACGGCAGCGATACGGTCGAGGCGAACCACAAGCTTGGATATCCTGCGGATCTGAGGGACTACGGGATAGGCGCCCAGATACTCCTGGATCTCGGTATAAGGAAGATACGGCTACTGACAAACAACCCCAGAAAGATAGTGGGCCTGCAGGGATACGGGCTGGAGATAGTGGAGAGAGTTCCCCTCGAGATCGAGCCGAATGAGATCAACAGGCATTACCTCGAGACGAAGCGGGACAAGCTGCATCACATGCTTCATCTCTCCGATCCCAGATAG
- the comD gene encoding sulfopyruvate decarboxylase subunit alpha: protein MSLKIIQIMSNDLRPSEQVYRGLKRAGIDLVASVPCVNLQELLCLLSSDPDIIHIPVTREEEGIGVCAGAYMGGMSPAIAMQNSGLGNSINALASLDMLYGIPLLMVISHRGTQGERLVGQIPMGRLTEPLLKTMGIPFFRPRPHEAEKAVEGAWSLALNEMRPVAVLLDIKFWGR, encoded by the coding sequence ATGAGCCTTAAAATAATACAAATCATGTCCAACGATCTCAGACCAAGCGAGCAGGTCTACAGAGGTTTAAAAAGAGCTGGCATAGACCTCGTAGCATCCGTTCCCTGTGTGAACCTTCAGGAGCTTCTGTGCCTTCTCTCCTCAGATCCTGATATCATACACATACCTGTCACAAGAGAGGAGGAGGGCATCGGGGTGTGCGCTGGTGCATACATGGGCGGCATGAGCCCGGCGATCGCGATGCAGAACTCCGGACTCGGTAACAGCATAAACGCTCTGGCATCCCTGGATATGCTCTATGGAATACCGCTTCTGATGGTGATTAGCCATCGCGGGACTCAGGGGGAGCGGCTCGTGGGCCAGATTCCCATGGGGAGGCTGACAGAGCCTCTGCTGAAGACGATGGGAATCCCGTTCTTCCGGCCGCGACCGCATGAAGCCGAGAAGGCTGTAGAGGGTGCGTGGAGCCTTGCGCTGAATGAAATGCGGCCTGTCGCGGTTCTGCTGGATATAAAGTTCTGGGGGAGGTAA
- the comE gene encoding sulfopyruvate decarboxylase subunit beta, with protein MRRIDAIAIIAEAAEALNALIVCNLGYPSRELFFIRDRPENFYMLGSMGMASSIALGLSLALPERRVIAIDGDGSVLMNLGTLATIASFASSNYLLVILDNRVYGSTGCQPTCTSRCTDLAAVARGAGVRDVRVVSGEEELRRRLSGSGVVVAIVEPGNADVPVIPLTPEKILSRFMERASSRMRRS; from the coding sequence ATGAGAAGAATAGACGCAATAGCGATCATAGCAGAGGCTGCTGAGGCATTGAATGCTCTCATCGTCTGCAACCTGGGCTACCCCAGCAGGGAGCTTTTCTTCATCAGAGACAGGCCGGAGAACTTCTACATGCTCGGATCGATGGGCATGGCATCCTCCATAGCGTTGGGCCTATCGCTGGCGCTTCCGGAGAGAAGGGTGATCGCGATCGATGGTGATGGTTCTGTGCTGATGAACCTCGGCACGCTTGCGACAATTGCGAGCTTTGCGTCGTCCAATTACCTTCTCGTCATCCTCGATAACCGCGTGTACGGTTCCACAGGATGCCAGCCGACATGCACCTCGCGATGCACGGATCTCGCTGCCGTCGCCAGGGGGGCCGGTGTCAGGGACGTGAGGGTTGTTTCCGGTGAAGAGGAGCTCAGGAGGAGGCTCTCGGGGAGCGGCGTGGTTGTGGCCATTGTGGAGCCAGGAAATGCGGACGTCCCTGTGATCCCCCTCACACCTGAGAAGATCCTGAGCAGGTTCATGGAGAGAGCCTCTTCACGCATGCGGAGATCCTGA
- a CDS encoding tetratricopeptide repeat protein — MRKLTVLLMLLMLSDLSMAQSTPQDLVEDAKALFDANDYNQALNLTETALRMDSSLEQAWLLRGKILYAMGMLRDAYQSFDRATQLDPSDAEAWNYKGIVLAAMQRYNNSLQCFESAIQADPMNYEAWSNKGNTLVSLGRLDDAISAFDRSIILNQTYVGAWIGKGLAFYYQKRYHEALAMYERALQLDPNNSIALYNKGLALQKLGMNKEAEEAFRAAEQNQKR; from the coding sequence ATGAGAAAACTGACAGTGTTACTCATGCTTCTCATGCTCTCTGATTTATCCATGGCTCAGAGCACGCCCCAGGATCTGGTTGAAGATGCAAAGGCTCTTTTTGATGCGAATGATTATAACCAGGCCCTGAATCTGACGGAGACAGCGCTCAGAATGGACAGCAGCCTCGAACAGGCCTGGCTTCTCAGGGGGAAGATACTCTACGCGATGGGTATGCTGAGAGATGCATACCAGAGCTTCGATAGGGCCACGCAACTCGATCCATCTGATGCAGAGGCATGGAACTACAAGGGAATCGTGCTGGCGGCGATGCAAAGATACAATAATTCGTTGCAGTGCTTCGAATCTGCGATCCAGGCAGACCCCATGAACTACGAGGCCTGGAGCAACAAGGGCAACACTCTCGTGAGCCTTGGGAGACTCGATGACGCCATCTCAGCATTCGATAGATCTATTATCCTCAATCAGACATACGTAGGCGCCTGGATCGGCAAGGGTCTGGCCTTCTACTACCAGAAGAGGTACCATGAGGCCCTGGCGATGTATGAGAGGGCTCTCCAGCTGGATCCTAACAACTCAATCGCCCTCTACAACAAGGGTCTAGCGCTGCAAAAGCTCGGCATGAACAAAGAGGCTGAGGAGGCGTTCAGAGCTGCAGAGCAGAACCAGAAGAGATGA